In the Drosophila gunungcola strain Sukarami unplaced genomic scaffold, Dgunungcola_SK_2 000001F, whole genome shotgun sequence genome, one interval contains:
- the LOC128261682 gene encoding uncharacterized protein LOC128261682 isoform X4 → MDIALRGTNNRASSTSSTTGTGLHHAVSLGNIEVSTKATYSSHMDRSYDSEDEHTGRRRLRHTLSSELQPRTSVYSRGDIREQYCLTDRQLHSIEQRPRRERFFGCLSRRGQTQSGSFLGGCVGRRVPSDENLAAYAPFEKYPRYQNNYTDTHELESSYFRRQPASILSTGKSGEADLGGRYTWIGQQQQMTNNNADYQSDHSSYHCPTYATMPTTHHQHHHQQQAGNVRTKHVSFARSHTLTSFDNVNAGFRSSGRLKTARSQERLIGGKKPIIATGSMYETLQPPHLSQQQVPQQSSTLPKTWLPPPVQLQPCQHHHAPIHLHQPIPDNMVGLIIPQPLPLALPLPSPEVLIVEKKFRNAMKTQATQTDAAARRQGQVGYNTQVLALSPRIPHRIKVVSQGAQTNGLQNGKKLTKSLSEIPNGKEVPSHHYQQGSIYPHEIIYRTQSQDVVPLQTLSDAQNNIMYYKPPPPLLDAHSYGLGMEHLSRTRPSPSEQNVEYVNVNAAAVALNESFDYESNSLPRRTCTSHTDYFSNSLPRRHITEGSELMADNVPLDFSQSHLLPPPSEYCKNDDDVDVDVDVDVEEYYEEEEDHPHETESYSSEVCMEQAAQHRRMSMLPQMIDSPFRRDDLRRQSMPVYGQTEKLIDGFGPRTSFRRRDKVSCFPDEPHSAPAVRDRDEQEIFIDFKPHVSPKPSPKLQLKHRKQHKAEIAMRKMQQQRMAQAAALTLPKLKSVEVEVRKVDLEPSDEEDDEDEVSEPEEEDVEEEIDEDEQKLETDHQEDEEPLYENITPCNCRVESQPQLGDIQDKRSQFRKRSVSLDDDYEAKTAGTPTPGLRLPSTPASPCRDELLANVSTYPSSDSLANDNTRDHSDGIWNESQVTVLTAEQRDISDASYSSNLLLTPSSKRKNLLLQHQQRSSVDTDALDFEEQSPTYGLQTLPKIIKTPTPTASRPTSTQPLMPPPAIAVTPSSNQILDSSICSPLPKRSMVARGSVPDARQLMSKGGAAKQRHSDASFLPMGVADYVRSADISECSTNTDEYATCTDTSKRTPVSTQSSQLEKTHAGSSFESASSLYSMREELLQHDEKERDKQATLTKSQLKSPIGSVAELTRKSRSHSISSTTSSGSCPVSGAAIKSPAKESQTQTVVSLGSAQMKVSTAESSVPPGVKPKPDSISEDERSEMRYSSSGYYESPHDDDDEEQGMRSKARRIRQEDERKRRKTSMKLDIEKENMRALTSPIKKPTGSSSKVTSPEQQVPGSMDNGSSPSKMKRFRPKIRRQLRKSSREDVLAAAAGRRSRATPTIFGLSSGSGDTELLLDASMSSCAQAGATSGAQPGTTSGALAGTSTTTTSISLHSVPSSASKVTASESLVTTQHEAVVIPLTVKKPHSCATPTSLLSPKLPTISSTQSKSTSDTFQLKAKSIESLRSVSPGSDSVFYSEADGNAASGEQSHCLHCGKEMEGKQQSNTISELAGDSVESIPYIEQDIVKPPSDFADSPVTTKTTQRLYKKMDKRFRSEERYHGERGRHYKTRQENIRAKSEERGRAPSLPNTPVLRPAGSSPCVLPDINTEQSQHIIYKGHYDAGRYTRLTDDDLWTQLDHQCFDRSRERRASTESEKGFHAKYQVILHRLVQRRCTLEMYHRQKHNSFRVDKTVVVKSDSGEFGFRIHGSKPVVVAAIEPETPAESSGLEVGDIIISVNGVQVLDKHHTEVVKIAHDGCEKLELQVARTIGVLMHEQLEPPSQPIFSGYLWRQSGQAKGAPNSKKWVRRWFSLRPDNCLYYYKTEDDSQPVGAMIMAKHTVDLCPVDVGKPFAFKVDAGEGIPMYVAADSDELANRWLQLLRQAASQDNQWLDKSARCLYQSPTNIQRPDCFGYLLKLGSRWCGWSKRYCVLKDACLYFYQDANSKSAFGMACLHGYKVASMSANASGKKNSFEIIPPETKLRHYFFCTESEMDKKRWISALEYSIDRWIKSG, encoded by the exons ATGGATATTGCCTTGCGTGGCACAAACAACAGAGCATCGTCAACATCATCAACGACTGGAACTG GTCTGCATCATGCTGTGTCATTGGGCAACATTGAGGTCTCCACCAAG GCCACTTACTCCAGCCACATGGATCGCAGCTACGATTCCGAGGACGAGCACACTGGTCGCCGAAGACTTCGCCACACTCTCTCTTCGGAGCTACAGCCTCGCACTTCAGTCTACTCACGCGGAGATATTAGGGAAcag tactGCCTCACAGATCGCCAGCTGCATAGCATAGAGCAGCGTCCTAGGCGGGAAAGATTTTTTGGCTGCCTTTCGCGTCGTGGACAAACGCAATCGGGCAGTTTTTTGGGCGGTTGTGTCGGTCGTCGAGTGCCCTCCGATGAGAATCTGGCCGCCTATGCTCCGTTTGAGAAATATCCACG CTACCAAAACAACTACACAGACACACACGAATTGGAAAGTTCCTATTTTCGCCGTCAGCCGGCTTCGATTTTGAGCACTGGTAAATCGGGTGAAGCGGATCTGGGTGGTCGTTACACCTGGATtggtcagcagcagcagatgacTAACAACAACGCCGACTACCAATCGGACCACAG CTCGTATCACTGCCCCACTTATGCCACAATGCCAACCACTCATCAccaacatcatcatcaacaaCAGGCCGGAAATGTGAG AACCAAGCACGTGAGCTTCGCCAGATCCCACACACTCACCAGCTTCGACAATGTGAATGCTGGGTTTCGATCCTCGGGGCGATTGAAAACAGCTCGCAGTCAAGAGCGTTTAATTGGGGGCAAGAAGCCGATTATTGCCACGGGTTCCATGTACGAGACCCTCCAGCCACCGCACCTCAGTCAGCAGCAGGTGCCACAGCAAAGTTCCACTCTGCCAAAAACCTGGCTGCCACCACCAGTTCAACTGCAACCCTGCCAGCACCACCATGCACCAATCCACCTGCACCAACCGATTCCAG acaACATGGTTGGCCTGATAATACCACAGCCTCTGCCTTTGGCTCTCCCACTGCCCAGTCCCGAAGTTCTCATCGTGGAAAAGAAGTTCCGCAATGCCATGAAGACACAGGCCACTCAAACGGATGCAGCTGCCCGTCGACAGGGTCAAGTTGGCTATAATACACAAGTTCTGGCCTTAAGTCCTCGGATACCGCATCGCATTAAGGTGGTTTCCCAGGGGGCTCAAACCAATGGCCTCCAGAATGGCAAGAAACTAACGAAAAGCCTTTCCGAAATACCCAATGGCAAGGAGGTGCCATCACATCACTATCAACAGGG CTCGATTTACCCCCACGAGATCATCTACCGCACCCAGTCGCAGGATGTGGTGCCATTGCAGACCCTCTCGGATGCCCAGAACAACATCATGTACTACAAACCGCCGCCACCTCTGCTGGATGCCCATAGCTATGGCCTGGGAATGGAGCACCTGAGCAGGACTCGACCTTCGCCCTCCGAACAGAATGTGGAgtatgtgaatgtgaatgccGCTGCAGTGGCTCTGAATGAAAGTTTCGACTACGAGAGCAATAGTTTGCCTCGACGAACGTGCACCTCGCATACGGATTACTTCTCGAATAGTCTGCCCAGGCGACACATTACAGAGGGCTCGGAACTCATGGCCGACAATGTGCCCCTCGACTTTAGCCAATCCCACTTATTGCCGCCACCAAGTGAGTACTGCAAGAACGACGACGATGTGGATGttgatgtggatgtggatgtggaggagtactacgaggaggaggaggatcaTCCCCACGAAACGGAGAGTTATAGTTCGGAGGTCTGCATGGAACAGGCTGCCCAACATCGCCGAATGTCCATGTTGCCCCAAATGATTGACTCACCATTTCGTCGCGATGACTTGAGACGCCAATCCATGCCGGTCTATGGGCAAACCGAGAAGCTCATCGATGGCTTTGGGCCGAGAACATCCTTTCGAAGGCGCGACAAGGTCAGCTGTTTTCCGGATGAGCCACacag TGCACCTGCGGTCCGAGATCGAGATGAGCAggaaatatttatagatttcAAGCCACACGTTTCGCCAAAGCCAAGTCCCAAATTGCAACTGAAGCACAGGAAGCAACATAAGGCCGAAATTGCGATGAGAAAAATGCAGCAACAAAGAATGGCCCAGGCAGCAGCTTTAACTTTGCCAAAACTGAAATCGGTCGAAGTTGAGGTTAGAAAAGTGGATTTGGAGCCCAGTGATGAGGAGGATGATGAGGATGAGGTTTCTGAACCCGAAGAGGAAGACGTCGAGGAGGAAATCGATGAGGATGAGCAGAAACTGGAGACAGATCATCAGGAGGATGAGGAGCCGCTCTACGAGAATATAACACCCTGTAATTGCCGCGTGGAGTCGCAACCGCAACTGGGGGATATTCAAGACAAGAGGTCTCAGTTCCGCAAGCGTTCTGTGAGCCTGGATGATGACTATGAGGCCAAGACTGCGGGAACTCCCACTCCTGGCCTGCGATTGCCATCCACTCCAGCGAGTCCTTGCCGCGACGAACTGCTGGCCAATGTCTCAACCTATCCATCCTCGGACTCGCTGGCCAACGACAACACACGCGATCATTCCGATGGCATTTGGAACGAGTCGCAGGTCACTGTCTTGACGGCTGAACAGCGCGACATATCCGATGCATCGTATAGCTCCAATTTGCTATTGACTCCCTCGTCGAAAAGGAAGAATCTACTGCTGCAGCACCAGCAAAGAAGTTCGGTGGACACCGATGCCCTGGATTTTGAAGAACAA AGCCCCACCTATGGCCTACAAACACTGCCGAAGATCATCAAGACCCCCACACCAACCGCATCGAGGCCTACTTCCACTCAACCTCTAATGCCGCCACCAGCCATAGCTGTGACCCCATCATCGAATCAGATACTGGACAGCTCTATATGCTCACCTCTTCCCAAGAGGAGCATGGTGGCCAGGGGATCGGTTCCGGATGCCCGACAGCTCATGTCTAAAGGCGGAGCTGCCAAACAAAG ACACTCGGATGCCTCGTTCCTGCCAATGGGCGTCGCTGATTACGTCCGGAGTGCGGACATATCGGAGTGCAGTACGAATACAGATGAGTATGCCACCTGCACGGACACCTCGAAACGAACGCCAG TTTCCACACAAAGTTCGCAGTTGGAGAAGACACATGCCGGAAGTTCCTTCGAAAGCGCCAGTTCGCTGTACTCCATGAGGGAGGAACTACTGCAACATGACGAAAAGGAGAGGGATAAGCAGGCCACTTTGACCAAATCCCAACTCAAGTCACCCATTGGTTCGGTGGCTGAGTTGACCAGGAAATCGCGATCGCACTCCATCAGTAGCACCACCTCTTCGGGAAGTTGTCCCGTCTCCGGAGCAGCCATTAAATCTCCAGCCAAAGAAAGTCAAACACAAACGGTGGTCAGCTTGGGTTCAGCTCAAATGAAAGTCAGTACGGCGGAAAGTAGTGTGCCGCCAGGAGTTAAGCCCAAGCCCGATTCAATATCAGAAGATGAGCGCAGCGAAATGCGTTACTCGTCTTCAGGGTACTACGAAAGTCCCCATGACGACGATGACGAAGAGCAGGGCATGCGAAGCAAAGCCCGGAGAATTCGACAGGAAGACGAAAGGAAGCGGCGCAAAACTAGCATGAAACTGGACATTGAAAAGGAGAATATGCGTGCCCTGACCAGTCCCATTAAAAAGCCCACAGGATCATCGAGCAAGGTCACCTCACCAGAGCAACAGGTACCAGGATCCATGGACAATGGCAGCAGTCCCAGCAAGATGAAACGCTTTCGACCCAAGATTCGACGACAGTTGAGGAAAAGTTCACGGGAGGATGTCCTGGCGGCGGCAGCGGGGCGAAGGAGTCGCGCCACGCCCACCATTTTTGGCctgagcagcggcagcggcgaCACAGAGTTGCTGCTAGATGCCAGCATGTCAAGTTGCGCCCAAGCAGGGGCAACAAGTGGCGCCCAACCAGGGACAACAAGTGGCGCCTTAGCAGGGACATCTACCACTACAACCTCAATATCATTACACAg tgtgcCTTCATCAGCATCGAAGGTGACAGCATCGGAGTCTTTGGTGACCACACAACATGAAGCAGTAGTTATCCCATTGACAGTAAAGAAACCACACAGTTGTGCTACGCCCACATCCCTGCTCTCGCCCAAACTGCCCACAATAAGCAGCACTCAATCGAAATCCACTTCGGACACCTTTCAACTCAAAGCCAAGTCCATAGAGTCCCTACGGTCCGTGTCACCAGGCTCGGATTCAGTGTTCTACAGCGAAGCCGATGGAAATGCGGCCAGTGGCGAGCAAAGTCACTGCCTCCATTGTGGCAAGGAAATGGAGGGCAAGCAGCAGAGCAACACCATTAGCGAACTGGCTGGGGACTCGGTTGAATCGATACCCTACATCGAACAGGACATCGTTAAGCCACCGTCGGACTTTGCCGACTCCCCAGTGACCACCAAGACCACCCAGCGTTTGTACAAAAAGATGGACAAGCGATTCCGGTCCGAGGAACGATATCACGGCGAACGGGGCAGACACTACAAAACCAGGCAGGAGAACATCAGGGCAAAG AGCGAGGAGCGTGGCCGTGCTCCCAGTTTGCCCAATACCCCAGTCTTGCGTCCTGCTGGCTCGAGTCCTTGTGTCCTTCCTGATATCAACACTGAGCAGAGCCAGCACATCATCTATAAGGGTCACTACGACGCAGGTCGCTACACACGTCTTACCGATGATGACTTGTGGACTCAGCTGGACCATCAGTGCTTCG aTCGTTCCAGGGAACGTCGAGCTTCCACGGAGTCCGAAAAGGGCTTCCATGCCAAATATCAAGTGATCCTGCATCGTCTCGTCCAGCGGCGTTGCACCCTGGAAATGTATCATCGCCAGAAACACAACAGCTTTC GCGTGGATAAAACTGTGGTGGTCAAGAGCGATTCCGGTGAATTTGGCTTCCGCATTCATGGATCCAAGCCCGTGGTAGTGGCTGCCATCGAGCCGGAGACTCCGGCGGAGAGTTCCGGCCTGGAGGTGGGAGACATCATCATCTCGGTGAACGGGGTTCAGGTTCTGGACAAGCACCACACCGAGGTGGTCAAAATCGCGCACGATGGCTGCGAAAAGCTGGAACTGCAGGTGGCACGGACCATTGGAGTGCTGATGCACGAACAACTGGAGCCGCCAAGTCAACCCATCTTCAGTGGATATTTGTGGCGGCAGAGTGGACAGGCCAAAGGAGCACCGAATTCCAAGAAATGGGTGCGACGATGGTTCTCCCTGAGACCCGATAACTGCCTCTACTACTACAAAACAGAAGAT GACTCGCAACCCGTTGGTGCCATGATAATGGCCAAGCACACGGTGGACCTGTGTCCTGTGGATGTGGGCAAGCCGTTTGCCTTCAAAGTGGATGCCGGGGAGGGTATTCCCATGTACGTGGCTGCCGACTCCGATGAGCTGGCCAACCGGTGGCTCCAACTCCTGCGGCAGGCGGCCTCGCAGGACAACCAGTGGCTGGACAAAAG CGCGAGGTGCCTGTACCAGAGTCCCACCAACATTCAGAGGCCCGACTGCTTTGGATACCTACTCAAATTGGGCTCAAGGTGGTGCGGATGGTCGAAACGCTATTGCGTTCTTAAGGATGCCTGCCTCTATTTTTACCAAGATGCAAATAGCAAGAGTGCATTCG GCATGGCCTGCCTGCACGGCTACAAAGTGGCCTCAATGTCCGCCAATGCATCCGGCAAGAAGAACTCGTTCGAGATAATACCACCAGAAACGAAATTGCGTCACTATTTTTTCTGCACCGAAAGCGAAATGGATAAGAAGCG CTGGATATCCGCACTAGAGTATTCCATTGACCGGTGGATAAAGTCCGGGTAA